The sequence TGGTACATGGGGTGGATCGAGGGCGCGATGCGCCTCTTTCCCCCGTGGGAGGTGCGCATCGGCGGGTACTCGTTGCCGAACCAGTTCTTCCCGACCGTGCTGTTGCCCGGCCTCACGTTCCTGGGCCTGTACCTGTGGCCGTTCGTCGAGAAGCGGATCACGGGAGATCGCGCCGAGCACCACCTGCTCGAGCGCCCACGCGACCGGCCGTGGCGCACGGCGCTCGGCGTGGGCGCGTTCACCTTCTACACGGTGTTGTTCGTGGCCGGCGGCAACGACGTGCTGGCCGCTCGCCTCGGCGTCTCGGTGAACGCGATGACCGCCGGGTTGCGCATCGCCGTGTTCGCGTTGCCGGCCGTCACCGGCGCGCTGGCGTGGCGGTGGTGCCGCGATCTGCTTCGGAGCGAAGGGGCGGCGGGGGAGGGGGAGGTGCGGCGGGAGGCGTCGCCGGGGCCGGGCCCCGTGCCAGCCAGCGCGCCACCAACACCGTGACCGCGCCGAGGTACACGAACCCGCCGGGCACCCACATGATCACGCCCCCGAGCTGCTGGTCGGCCATCGGGTGCACCGCCCACGTGACGAGCTCGGGCGACACGGTGTACAGCGGGTGGTCGGCGAGCACCATCAGCGCCGCGAGCATGCCGGTGCCCACTTCGGCGGCGAAGAGCGCCAGCACGGCCATGCCGGTGCGATCGCGCCAGCGGATGCCCACCACGACCCACCACAGCACCAGGCCCGAGGCGAACAGCGTGGCGTGCTCGCCCACGTGCACCAGGTCGTTGCGCAGCGCGAGGTCGAACGCGGGCGGCAGGTGCCACACCCACCACGCCCCCACATGGAAGGCCACGGCGGCGATCATCACTCCGGCGCTGCCCCGCCTCACGCGCCCGAGCGGCGAGCGCCGCCAGGCATCGGTGAGCGCGTGGCGTTCCGTCGGCCGCAGCCCCCAGGCGATGACCGTGGCGGGGCGGCCCACCACCACCAGGAGCGGCGCGACGAGCCCGAGCAGCAGGTGCTGGCCCATGTGCGCCGACAGCAGCGTGTCGTCGAGCGCGCCGAGGGGCGAGCACAAGGCGAGCACCACGCAGCCGAGGCCCGCCGTGTAGCAGGCGACTCCGCTCGCCTGCACCACACGACCGGGCCCGGCTCGCCGCCGGATGGCGCGTCGGCCGCGCTCGTACGCCAGCCCCGCCACCGCCACGGCGAGGAGCCCCGCTGGGTCGATCTCCCACGTGGTGAGGAAGCGCCCGACCGGGAAGGTCATCGCGGGCACGACGACAGCACCGCGTTCGGGAGCCCTTCGACGATGGTGACCGCGATCGATATGGCGCCCCACGCCTGGCCCACGAGCGCCACGAACGCGACCGCCCGATTCCCGGCGGCGAGCGCACGCCGTCGCAACAGGTGGCCGGCCACGACCGACGCGGCGATCACCGCGGCGCACAGCGCCGTGAGCGCGTTGACCATCCAGGTGGTGCCGAGCCTGCACTGCAGCGGCACGAGCGCGGCGCTGCCGGCCAGGTGCCCCATCCACACCAGCGGGCCCGTGGCCACCACGAACCAGACCAGGCGCCCGGTGACGGCCGGAGCGTGCTGCGGTTGCGGTGCCGGGGCGTGCGCAGTCACCAGGTCACCGACAGGTACAGCGACGGGTACACCGCGAGCCAGACCACGTCGACGAAGTGCCAGTACATGATCCCGCACGTGGCGCCCGTGCGGGGGCGGCCCGGGTCGTAGCGGCCTCGGAGGCTCTGCACCACGAGGTAGGCGAGCACGACCATCCCGACGAGCAGGTGGATCGCGTGCAGGCCGGTGATCGTGTAGAAGCTCGAGCCGTAGGCGCTGTCGGTGGGCGTGAGCTCGGCCGACAGCTCCACGTACTCCTGGATGTGGCCGGCCAGGAACACGGCGGCCATCACCAGCGCGGCCACCAACATGGCGCGGAAGCGTCGGAGGTCGTCGCGACGCAACGCCCGCTCGGCCAGCGCCGCCGGGATGCTCGATCCCCACAAGATGAACGAGCGGATCCCGCTCAGCAGCAGCTTCGGCTTCTCGACGCCCGCGGGCGGCCAGGGATGGTTGTTGGCCCGCAGGTAGAAGTTCGCGAACAGCAGCAGCGAGAACAAGGTGGCCTCGGTCGTGATGAGCAGCACCATGCCCCACCAGCCGAGGGGCCGGCGTCCCACCGCGCTCGGTGCACGAGCGATGCCGGTGTCGGTGGCCGACACGTCAGCTGCCTCCCACGTCGTGCCAGCGCACGAGCGCGAACGCCATGAGGGCCAGGCCGATCCCGTCGACCACCACCGCGCGGCCGGCGATGCCCACACACACGACGAGCATCCCGAGGGCCAACACGAACGGCCACCACGTGGGGCCGGGCATGGTGGTCATCTCGGGCTCGGTGGCGTCGAGCGGTGACGTGAGCCACGCACGGTGATGGCGGTGGGCAGGCCGGGTCAGGTCCTCGTCGTCGACCGTGGCGAGCGTGCCCAGGCGCGTTCCGGGCGCGAGATCCCACATCGGCTCGCCCGACCCGACGACCGGCACCGCCTCGAAGTTGTGCGGCGGCGGCGGCGACTCCACAGCCCACTCGAGCGTCTCGCCGCCCCACGGGTCGGCCGACGCCTGCGGTCCCCGGCGCCATGCGTGGGCGAAGTTGACCACCGACGCCGCCACGCCGAGCACGAGCACGCCCGCCCCGATCGACGACAGCAGGTTCAACGGGCCCCAGCCGGTCGAGCTGGCGTACGTGTAGATGCGGCGCGGCATGCCGTCGAAGCCGAGCAGGTGCTGGGGGAAGAACGTCACGTTCGTGCCGATGAACATGAACCAGAACGACGCGATGCCGAGGCCGCGGTGCAGGAGCCGGCCGGTGAACTTCGGGAACCAGTAGTACAGACCCGCGAAGACCGGGAACATGGTGCCGCCGATGAGCACGTAGTGGAAGTGGGCCACCACGAAGTAGCTGTCGGTGACCGCCTGATCGAACGGCACGACTCCCACCATCACCCCGGACATGCCGCCGATCACGAAGATCACGATGAAGCCCACGGCGAACAGCAGCGGCGGCTCGAAGCGCACCTTCTCGCCGGCGAGCAGCGTGGCGAGCCACGCGAAGATCTGCACGCCGCTCGGGATGGCCACCACCATCGAGGCCATCGAAAAGAAGCTCGCCACGACCATCGGGGTGCCGGTGGCGAACATGTGGTGCACCCACAGGCCGAAGCTGATGAACCCGGTGGCCACCAGCGACGCGGCGATCGCCGGGTAGCCGACGATCCGGTGGCGCACGAAGGTCGGGATGATCATCGAGATGATCCCGGTCGCGGGGATGAACAGGATGTAGACCTCGGGGTGTCCC comes from Acidimicrobiales bacterium and encodes:
- a CDS encoding cytochrome c oxidase subunit 3; translation: MSATDTGIARAPSAVGRRPLGWWGMVLLITTEATLFSLLLFANFYLRANNHPWPPAGVEKPKLLLSGIRSFILWGSSIPAALAERALRRDDLRRFRAMLVAALVMAAVFLAGHIQEYVELSAELTPTDSAYGSSFYTITGLHAIHLLVGMVVLAYLVVQSLRGRYDPGRPRTGATCGIMYWHFVDVVWLAVYPSLYLSVTW
- the ctaD gene encoding cytochrome c oxidase subunit I; the protein is MIPVAAPAPPSTGQPGPGPRVGGDADHALTDVWEDDPGLPGFFTTVDHKRIGIRYLVTAVIFLLIGGIEASVIRLQLATPNGSIVGANTYDQIMTMHGTTMIFLFNTPVFAGFGNYLVPLQIGARDMAFPRLNALSYWIYVMAGLFMYGGFAIGEVPNGGWFAYTPLTASAYSPGRGLDFWALGITFLGIATTVGGINFIVTIFRMRAPGMSFNRLPLFCWGILTMSFMIVFALPAITLAGALLEMDRTFHTRFFDVAHGGAPLLYQHLFWIWGHPEVYILFIPATGIISMIIPTFVRHRIVGYPAIAASLVATGFISFGLWVHHMFATGTPMVVASFFSMASMVVAIPSGVQIFAWLATLLAGEKVRFEPPLLFAVGFIVIFVIGGMSGVMVGVVPFDQAVTDSYFVVAHFHYVLIGGTMFPVFAGLYYWFPKFTGRLLHRGLGIASFWFMFIGTNVTFFPQHLLGFDGMPRRIYTYASSTGWGPLNLLSSIGAGVLVLGVAASVVNFAHAWRRGPQASADPWGGETLEWAVESPPPPHNFEAVPVVGSGEPMWDLAPGTRLGTLATVDDEDLTRPAHRHHRAWLTSPLDATEPEMTTMPGPTWWPFVLALGMLVVCVGIAGRAVVVDGIGLALMAFALVRWHDVGGS